A genomic segment from Desulfurispirillum indicum S5 encodes:
- the nifK gene encoding nitrogenase molybdenum-iron protein subunit beta — protein sequence MSPQKSACMDHVDLFQSEQYQDMFARKKAYENAHSPEEVNRVLEYTKTKEYQEKNFAREALAINPLKACQPLGALYAGIGFANTLPYVHGSQGCAAYFRSHFSRHFKEPFPAVSDSMTEDAAVFGGHNNMYQGLKNAYALYKPEMVALCTTCMAEVIGDDLSSFTKNAKDQGDIPQELPVPAAHTPSFVGSHITGYDAMMLAILSSMGEKRETKSEAINVILGFDTYLGNYSEIKRIFKLFGAECVILSDPTEVLDSPTDGEYHMYRGGTSIEDLKNAPNARGTLILQKYALPKTTQLIKGEWEQEVRVVSPIGIKGSDELIMAIAELTGKEIPEELSLERGRFIDAIADSYYWIFGKTFAINADPDLAYGLTRFVLELGGEAKHVLVTNSVKKWEKD from the coding sequence ATGAGCCCCCAGAAATCCGCCTGCATGGACCATGTGGACCTGTTCCAGAGCGAGCAGTACCAGGACATGTTCGCCCGCAAGAAGGCCTATGAAAACGCTCATTCGCCTGAAGAAGTGAACCGGGTACTGGAATACACCAAGACCAAGGAATACCAGGAAAAGAACTTCGCTCGCGAAGCCCTCGCCATCAACCCCCTCAAGGCCTGCCAGCCGCTGGGTGCGCTCTACGCCGGGATCGGCTTTGCCAATACCCTGCCCTATGTGCACGGTTCCCAGGGCTGTGCCGCCTACTTCCGCTCCCACTTCTCCCGTCACTTCAAGGAGCCCTTTCCAGCGGTATCCGACTCCATGACGGAAGACGCGGCGGTATTTGGCGGTCACAACAACATGTACCAGGGCCTGAAAAACGCCTATGCCCTCTACAAGCCGGAGATGGTCGCCCTGTGCACCACCTGCATGGCCGAAGTCATTGGTGACGACCTCAGCTCCTTCACCAAAAACGCCAAGGATCAGGGCGACATTCCCCAGGAGCTGCCCGTACCTGCTGCCCATACGCCATCCTTTGTGGGTTCCCACATCACTGGCTACGACGCCATGATGCTGGCCATTCTCTCCTCCATGGGTGAGAAGCGTGAGACCAAGAGCGAAGCCATCAACGTGATCCTGGGCTTTGACACCTACCTGGGCAATTACAGCGAAATCAAGCGCATCTTCAAGCTCTTCGGAGCCGAGTGCGTGATCCTCAGCGATCCCACCGAAGTGCTGGATTCTCCCACCGATGGCGAGTACCACATGTACCGCGGCGGCACCAGCATAGAGGACCTGAAAAACGCTCCCAATGCCCGTGGTACGCTTATTCTGCAGAAGTACGCCCTGCCAAAAACCACCCAGCTCATCAAGGGTGAGTGGGAGCAGGAAGTGCGGGTGGTTAGCCCCATCGGCATCAAGGGCTCCGACGAACTGATCATGGCCATTGCCGAACTGACCGGCAAGGAAATACCCGAAGAGCTGAGCCTGGAGCGCGGGCGCTTCATCGACGCCATTGCCGACTCCTACTACTGGATCTTTGGCAAAACCTTCGCCATCAATGCCGACCCCGACCTGGCCTATGGCCTGACCCGCTTCGTGCTGGAGCTGGGCGGCGAAGCCAAGCACGTGCTCGTCACCAACTCGGTCAAGAAGTGGGAGAAGGACTAA
- a CDS encoding IS3 family transposase, with protein MEPGHKNLSIRMQCKLLGISHSTYYYQSRSSALEESDLEILKVVLRVLQDIPTFGYRKIAIQLNEEHDMAVSSKQVRRIMHKHGLRAIYPKPNLSRANKQHKKYPYLLRGLNIWLPNQVWATDITYLKLGAKTVYLTAIIDLFSRKVLSWRISNTMDTCFCLEALDEAIRRYGVPGIFNTDQGSQYSSEAFTQRLKSHGIRISMDGKGRALDNVYVERLWRSVKYENIYIKCYENMTELKEGVKRYFTFYNSRRFHQSLDYRTPDKMYMSVFRIKEEKLAA; from the coding sequence ATAGAGCCAGGCCATAAAAACCTGAGCATACGGATGCAGTGCAAGTTGCTTGGCATCAGCCACTCGACCTACTATTACCAGTCACGTTCGTCGGCGCTGGAGGAATCTGATCTTGAAATACTGAAGGTTGTTCTCAGGGTGCTGCAAGACATTCCCACCTTCGGTTATCGCAAGATAGCCATACAGCTCAATGAGGAACATGATATGGCCGTGAGTTCCAAACAGGTGCGGCGCATTATGCACAAGCATGGGCTGCGTGCGATTTACCCCAAACCCAATCTTTCACGGGCCAACAAGCAGCACAAGAAGTATCCGTACTTGCTGCGAGGATTGAATATCTGGCTTCCCAACCAGGTTTGGGCCACTGATATCACGTACTTGAAGCTTGGCGCCAAGACGGTGTACCTGACAGCTATCATAGATCTGTTCAGCCGCAAAGTACTGAGCTGGCGCATCTCCAACACCATGGATACCTGCTTTTGCCTCGAAGCACTGGATGAAGCCATCAGACGCTATGGAGTCCCTGGGATATTCAACACCGACCAGGGAAGCCAATATAGCTCAGAGGCATTTACGCAAAGACTCAAGAGTCACGGCATCAGAATCAGCATGGACGGCAAAGGCAGAGCCCTTGACAATGTCTACGTAGAGCGCCTTTGGCGCAGTGTGAAATACGAAAACATCTATATCAAATGCTATGAGAACATGACCGAACTCAAGGAAGGAGTAAAGCGATACTTCACCTTCTACAATAGCAGAAGGTTTCATCAGTCTCTTGACTACAGAACACCAGACAAAATGTACATGTCAGTATTTAGAATAAAGGAGGAAAAGCTTGCGGCATAG
- a CDS encoding transposase, protein MTIVQRKTFTNEFKAKVALEALREEKTVQELAQEYEVHPQQIKEWKKRALEAMPDIFDRPNKKKGKDKEDRNVDALYKQIGMLQVEKDFLKKKYVQLYGHEPKMP, encoded by the coding sequence GTGACTATAGTGCAACGTAAGACATTTACCAATGAGTTCAAAGCCAAGGTAGCCCTTGAGGCGCTGCGTGAAGAAAAGACTGTTCAGGAGCTGGCTCAGGAGTATGAGGTTCATCCCCAGCAGATCAAGGAGTGGAAGAAGCGTGCTCTGGAAGCCATGCCTGATATATTCGATCGTCCCAACAAGAAGAAGGGCAAGGACAAAGAGGATCGCAATGTTGACGCCCTTTACAAGCAAATTGGCATGCTTCAGGTTGAGAAGGACTTCCTAAAAAAAAAGTATGTGCAACTCTACGGTCACGAGCCAAAAATGCCATAG
- the nifT gene encoding putative nitrogen fixation protein NifT yields MKIILSKSNDTYSVYVPKKDLEESVVDIAPEGGFGGTFTLANGWQLYIEPMDEEPRLPKTLDAKKL; encoded by the coding sequence ATGAAAATTATCCTCAGCAAATCCAACGACACCTACTCCGTCTACGTTCCCAAAAAGGATCTGGAAGAAAGCGTGGTGGATATCGCCCCCGAAGGTGGTTTCGGTGGAACTTTCACCCTGGCTAACGGCTGGCAGCTCTATATCGAGCCCATGGACGAAGAGCCACGGCTGCCCAAGACGCTGGATGCAAAAAAACTGTAA
- the ilvC gene encoding ketol-acid reductoisomerase has protein sequence MAMTVYYDKDCDLNIIKGKQVAIIGFGSQGHAHAENLRDSGVSVTIGLGRKGPSWKKAEAKGFEVALVADATKKADLVMVLIPDELQAGVFANEIAPNLKPGSALAFAHGFNVHFGQIDAPEGVDVIMIAPKGPGHTVRSEFAAGGGVPCLIAIDRDATGKAKELSLSYASAVGGGRSGIIETTFKDETETDLFGEQAVLCGGTVALVQAGFETLVEAGYPEEMAYFECLHELKLIVDLLYQGGIADMRYSVSNTAEYGDMVTGRRIITDETKKAMKEVLKDIQEGRFAKDFILERQAGYPRMHAERRILADSQIEETGTRLRSMMPWIQKNKIIDKDKN, from the coding sequence ATGGCAATGACGGTGTACTACGACAAAGACTGTGACCTGAATATCATCAAGGGCAAGCAGGTAGCCATCATAGGTTTTGGCTCCCAGGGCCACGCTCACGCGGAAAACCTGCGCGACTCCGGTGTCAGCGTAACCATCGGCCTGGGCCGCAAGGGCCCCTCCTGGAAGAAAGCCGAAGCCAAGGGTTTTGAAGTGGCGCTGGTTGCCGATGCCACCAAGAAGGCTGACCTGGTAATGGTGCTTATCCCCGATGAGCTGCAGGCTGGTGTCTTCGCCAATGAAATCGCCCCGAACCTCAAGCCCGGTTCTGCCCTGGCTTTTGCCCACGGCTTCAACGTGCACTTCGGCCAGATCGACGCCCCTGAAGGTGTGGACGTGATCATGATCGCCCCCAAAGGCCCCGGCCACACCGTGCGCAGCGAATTTGCTGCTGGCGGCGGCGTGCCCTGCCTGATCGCCATCGACCGCGATGCCACAGGCAAGGCCAAGGAGCTTTCCCTTTCCTACGCCAGCGCTGTTGGCGGTGGCCGCAGTGGTATTATTGAAACCACCTTCAAAGACGAAACAGAAACAGACCTCTTCGGCGAGCAGGCAGTTCTGTGCGGCGGCACAGTGGCCCTGGTTCAGGCTGGTTTCGAGACGCTGGTGGAAGCCGGTTACCCCGAAGAGATGGCCTACTTCGAGTGCCTGCACGAGCTGAAGCTCATCGTCGACCTGCTCTACCAGGGTGGCATCGCCGATATGCGCTACTCCGTTTCCAACACCGCTGAGTACGGCGACATGGTTACCGGCAGACGCATCATCACCGACGAAACCAAAAAAGCCATGAAGGAAGTCCTCAAGGACATTCAGGAAGGTCGCTTTGCCAAGGACTTCATCCTGGAGCGTCAGGCTGGCTACCCCCGCATGCACGCCGAGCGACGCATCCTGGCTGATTCCCAGATCGAGGAGACCGGAACCCGTCTGCGTTCCATGATGCCCTGGATTCAGAAGAACAAGATCATCGACAAGGACAAGAACTAG